A genome region from Methylorubrum populi includes the following:
- a CDS encoding homoserine kinase gives MAVYTEVTRAQLASLLREYDLGQLRSYQAIAEGVENSNYRIETEAGRFILTLYEKRVRADDLPFFLELKEHLHARGIACPRPVRSHAGDVIGAIAGRPCAIVTFLEGASVLVPVAHHARDVGAMLARLHLAGADFPSRRRNALSLSDWPGLFAGAQAHADDVADGLAATVRNELLHLAARWPKGLPHGVIHADLFPDNVLFSGGEPSGVIDFYFACNDSLTYDLAICLNAWCFAPDGTFDRDRGRAMLAGYESVRSLGTAEADALPTLCRGAALRFLLTRLVDWRDGRDGALVKRKDPLEYLRKLAFHRSVSSAIDYGRTVAAI, from the coding sequence TTGGCTGTCTATACGGAAGTCACGCGCGCTCAACTCGCCTCGCTCCTGCGCGAGTACGATCTCGGTCAATTGCGATCGTATCAAGCCATCGCGGAAGGCGTGGAGAACAGCAACTACCGCATCGAGACCGAGGCAGGCCGGTTCATCCTCACGCTCTATGAAAAGCGCGTGCGGGCGGACGATCTGCCGTTTTTCCTCGAATTGAAGGAACACCTCCACGCGCGTGGCATCGCCTGCCCCCGGCCGGTGCGGAGCCACGCCGGTGACGTCATCGGGGCCATCGCCGGGCGGCCCTGCGCGATCGTCACTTTCCTCGAGGGCGCGTCCGTCCTGGTCCCCGTCGCGCACCACGCCCGGGACGTCGGCGCGATGCTGGCGCGCCTGCATCTGGCGGGCGCTGACTTCCCGTCGCGCCGCCGCAACGCCCTGTCGTTGTCGGATTGGCCGGGCCTTTTCGCCGGCGCGCAAGCGCATGCCGACGACGTCGCGGACGGCTTGGCGGCCACGGTCCGGAACGAACTCCTTCACCTCGCGGCGCGCTGGCCAAAGGGCCTGCCCCACGGCGTGATCCATGCGGACCTGTTCCCCGACAACGTGCTGTTCTCCGGCGGCGAGCCGTCCGGCGTGATCGACTTCTACTTCGCCTGCAACGACTCCCTCACCTACGATCTCGCGATATGCCTCAACGCGTGGTGCTTCGCGCCGGACGGCACGTTCGACCGCGACAGGGGCCGCGCCATGCTCGCCGGGTATGAAAGCGTGCGGTCCCTCGGCACGGCCGAAGCCGATGCCCTGCCCACGCTCTGCCGCGGGGCCGCACTGCGCTTCCTGCTCACCCGGTTGGTCGATTGGCGCGACGGCCGCGACGGCGCCCTCGTGAAGCGCAAGGATCCCCTCGAATACCTGCGCAAGCTCGCCTTTCACCGGTCGGTCTCGAGCGCGATCGATTATGGCCGGACGGTTGCTGCGATCTGA
- the thrC gene encoding threonine synthase encodes MLYVSTRGQAPKVGFVEAMLTGLAPDGGLYVPEQWPALAPERIGRFAGARYADVAKVVVGALTGDDIAPEDLDPMIERAYGPFRHRAVCPLVQIDDNLFLVELFHGPTLAFKDVAMRLLGQLLDHTLQARGERATIVGATSGDTGSAAIDAFRGLNCVDVFVLYPQGRVSEVQRRQMTGCDAPNVHAVAVEGTFDDCQGMVKALFASPGFREEIKLSVVNSINWARIAAQAVYYFTAGAALGSPGRAVSFSVPTGNFGDIFAGWAAKRMGLPINRLMIGTNENDILARTLATGTYEVRGVVPTSSPSMDIQVSSNFERLLFEAGGRNAAAVIEAMADLARSGRFTIDPRALQAIRTDFSAESVGRKAAAAEIAETRRDNGYMLDPHSAVGVRAARTLLRAAPATPVVALATAHPAKFPEEVQRASGLRPQLPAHLTDLMERPERITVLPNSQAAVEDFVRRHSRVARERL; translated from the coding sequence ATGCTGTATGTTTCGACCCGTGGTCAGGCGCCGAAGGTCGGCTTCGTCGAGGCAATGTTGACCGGCCTCGCGCCCGATGGAGGGCTCTACGTCCCCGAGCAATGGCCGGCTCTCGCACCCGAACGGATCGGGCGTTTCGCAGGCGCGCGCTACGCGGACGTCGCGAAGGTGGTGGTCGGCGCGCTGACCGGGGACGACATTGCTCCGGAGGATCTCGACCCAATGATCGAGAGGGCCTACGGCCCCTTCCGGCACAGAGCGGTCTGCCCCCTCGTCCAGATCGACGACAACCTCTTCCTTGTCGAACTCTTTCACGGGCCGACGCTCGCGTTCAAGGACGTGGCGATGCGGCTCTTAGGCCAACTCCTCGACCATACGCTGCAGGCCCGCGGCGAACGCGCCACGATCGTCGGTGCGACGTCGGGCGATACCGGCAGCGCCGCCATCGATGCATTCCGGGGCCTGAATTGCGTCGATGTCTTCGTCCTCTACCCGCAGGGGCGGGTATCCGAGGTCCAGCGCCGGCAGATGACCGGATGCGACGCCCCCAACGTCCATGCCGTCGCGGTCGAGGGCACGTTCGACGACTGCCAGGGCATGGTCAAGGCGCTGTTCGCCAGTCCGGGTTTCCGCGAAGAGATCAAGCTCTCCGTCGTGAACTCGATCAACTGGGCGCGGATCGCCGCACAGGCGGTCTACTATTTCACGGCGGGCGCGGCGTTGGGCAGCCCGGGCCGGGCGGTCTCCTTCTCCGTTCCGACCGGCAATTTCGGCGACATCTTCGCCGGCTGGGCCGCGAAACGGATGGGCCTGCCGATCAATCGCCTGATGATCGGAACAAACGAGAACGACATCCTGGCGCGGACCCTCGCAACCGGCACTTACGAGGTTCGCGGCGTCGTCCCGACGAGTTCCCCCTCGATGGACATCCAAGTGTCCTCGAATTTCGAGCGACTGCTCTTCGAAGCCGGCGGCCGGAACGCCGCCGCAGTAATCGAGGCGATGGCCGATCTCGCCCGATCGGGCCGCTTCACGATCGATCCCCGGGCGCTGCAGGCGATACGGACGGATTTTTCCGCCGAGTCGGTGGGCAGGAAGGCGGCTGCCGCGGAGATCGCGGAGACGCGGCGGGACAACGGTTACATGCTCGACCCTCACAGTGCCGTAGGAGTGCGCGCGGCGCGCACGCTGCTGCGCGCCGCGCCGGCGACACCGGTCGTCGCGCTTGCGACGGCCCATCCGGCGAAGTTCCCCGAGGAGGTGCAGCGCGCATCGGGGCTGCGGCCGCAGCTCCCAGCGCATCTCACCGATCTGATGGAACGCCCCGAGCGCATCACCGTCCTGCCGAACAGCCAGGCGGCGGTGGAGGACTTCGTCCGCCGGCACAGCCGAGTCGCGCGCGAGCGCCTCTGA
- a CDS encoding MBL fold metallo-hydrolase — protein MDDACWFLTRDFGHGVRRIGEAGLGPRHAANIWLVTGRDKALLIDAGVGVLPLKPAVEASTDQPVICLLTHGHYDHIGGGWEFADRRAHAAEAAILAAPTPEATQWQGWLTDAAFLTHPYPGFRMADYALKPAAPSQLVGHGDEIDLGGRLLTVLHVPGHSPGLLAVYERETGLLFTSDALYDGPMYFDLPGSDARAARESMALLSSLPVRTVHPGHGESFSGARLRQIADEQSRVLIPS, from the coding sequence ATGGACGACGCGTGCTGGTTTCTGACCCGTGACTTTGGTCACGGTGTCCGGCGGATCGGAGAAGCCGGCTTGGGCCCCCGTCATGCCGCCAACATATGGCTCGTGACCGGTCGGGACAAAGCGCTCTTGATCGATGCAGGCGTGGGCGTCCTCCCGCTGAAGCCGGCGGTCGAAGCTTCGACGGACCAGCCGGTCATCTGTCTTCTCACGCATGGCCATTACGACCACATCGGCGGCGGGTGGGAATTCGCGGATCGCCGAGCGCACGCCGCCGAGGCGGCGATCCTCGCCGCCCCGACCCCCGAGGCGACCCAGTGGCAGGGCTGGCTGACCGATGCGGCGTTCCTTACCCATCCGTATCCCGGCTTCCGCATGGCCGACTACGCGCTGAAGCCTGCGGCGCCGTCGCAGCTCGTCGGCCACGGTGACGAGATCGACCTCGGCGGTCGCCTCCTCACCGTTCTCCACGTGCCGGGTCATTCCCCGGGCCTTCTGGCCGTGTACGAGCGGGAGACCGGCCTGCTCTTCACATCCGATGCGCTCTACGACGGGCCGATGTACTTCGATCTGCCTGGATCCGATGCCCGGGCGGCGCGCGAGAGCATGGCGCTTCTCTCCTCTTTGCCCGTGCGGACGGTCCATCCGGGTCACGGCGAGAGTTTCAGCGGCGCTCGCCTTCGCCAGATCGCGGATGAGCAGTCGCGCGTGCTCATCCCGTCATGA
- a CDS encoding TonB-dependent receptor yields MQASCAATGRSARIIPLAALLMATTAVLPLLAASPALSQVAAGTAFNIPAGDLGSVLAQIGRAASQPISFPADLTRGRSAGPIVGRMSVQEALARALAGSGLVAVPGAGGALTIRGGATVPAAGAAALGDIAAIDVTDTATGTRDVGFSAVDTQTSARIDIPLKENPRSVVGVTDEVIRTQAQTSVLDVARNVSNVRIGEGSGQSQGAPSYQIRGFDQTQILINGQPSGSARLPITDIERIDVIKGPTTEFSGPTFAGGAINAITKAPTATPIRRADVFYGSRFFRTLAFDLGGPVPDLEGVTYRLNLSGNTATTSFGGNTSPHEALISPVVSWQGTETRVTAGLRYIDTVFGLPPFTFGTEETGFRPFRTRRETPFGSTANGGSVRSLNPYGEIDHHLGSVSTENFGNLDFKFHNRTAYFLTDSYSQGFIPGSFVWGLPATNLWCVQPAASLPRTGAA; encoded by the coding sequence GTGCAGGCGAGCTGCGCGGCGACCGGTCGGTCCGCGCGGATCATCCCGCTCGCGGCGCTGCTGATGGCGACCACGGCCGTTCTGCCGCTTCTAGCCGCCTCCCCGGCACTGAGTCAGGTCGCGGCCGGTACCGCCTTCAATATCCCGGCCGGCGACCTCGGCAGCGTGCTCGCCCAGATCGGGCGCGCGGCATCGCAGCCGATCTCGTTTCCAGCGGACCTGACCCGCGGCCGAAGCGCCGGCCCGATCGTCGGTCGCATGAGCGTCCAGGAGGCGCTCGCTCGCGCGCTTGCCGGCAGCGGCCTCGTGGCCGTGCCGGGTGCCGGGGGCGCCTTGACGATCCGCGGCGGAGCGACCGTCCCCGCCGCCGGAGCCGCCGCCCTCGGCGACATCGCGGCGATCGACGTCACCGATACCGCGACGGGGACGCGCGATGTCGGCTTCAGTGCCGTCGATACCCAGACCTCCGCGCGGATCGACATTCCGCTGAAGGAGAATCCGCGCTCGGTCGTCGGCGTGACGGACGAGGTGATCCGCACCCAAGCCCAGACCTCGGTCCTCGATGTGGCGCGCAACGTCAGCAACGTCCGCATCGGCGAAGGCTCCGGCCAGTCTCAGGGGGCGCCGAGCTACCAGATCCGCGGTTTCGACCAGACTCAGATTCTCATCAACGGTCAACCGTCGGGCTCCGCCCGGCTGCCGATCACCGACATCGAGCGCATCGACGTCATCAAGGGTCCGACCACCGAGTTCAGCGGCCCGACCTTCGCCGGTGGCGCCATCAACGCGATCACGAAGGCGCCGACCGCGACGCCGATCCGAAGAGCGGACGTTTTCTACGGGAGCCGCTTCTTTCGAACGCTCGCCTTCGATCTCGGCGGGCCGGTGCCCGACCTGGAGGGTGTCACCTATCGGCTCAATCTGTCGGGCAATACGGCCACGACCTCCTTCGGCGGCAACACCAGTCCCCATGAGGCGCTGATCTCGCCGGTCGTGTCCTGGCAGGGAACCGAAACACGAGTCACCGCCGGCCTTCGCTACATCGACACGGTGTTCGGATTGCCGCCCTTCACCTTCGGAACGGAGGAGACCGGTTTTCGTCCGTTCAGGACGCGAAGGGAGACACCGTTTGGCAGCACCGCCAACGGGGGATCGGTGCGATCCCTGAATCCCTACGGGGAAATCGACCATCATCTCGGCTCCGTAAGTACGGAAAATTTTGGCAACCTGGATTTCAAATTCCACAATCGGACGGCGTATTTCCTGACGGACTCATATAGCCAAGGATTTATTCCCGGAAGCTTTGTATGGGGGTTGCCGGCAACGAACCTCTGGTGCGTCCAACCGGCAGCGTCGCTGCCGCGAACGGGGGCCGCCTGA